The Armatimonadota bacterium genome segment CCTCATCGCCCTATTTTCTGCTCGTCAACCTCTCAAACATCGCGACATACTCTTCGGTGGTCATTCGACCGATAACTTGGCCGATCACGTCCAGCGGCGTTTGATCGAGAGACTTTAAGCGAACGCAGCCTTTACCCATGTCCAACTTCTTTCCCGAATCGGCCCATGCTTTCTGAAACCACGCCAGAGTCGGCGAATGGCCATAGAGGCTCATCAAGTGGAGCGAAACATAGTTCTTTTGCAAAGCCAATCCAGCAAATGGCAATGGCTGCTTCGGGTCGCAATGATAGCCCTTGGGATAGATCGAATGCGGCACAACGTACCCGATCATCCCATATTGAATCGTCTCCTCCATTCCTTTTGGCAGATTCTTAAGAATCGCATCGCGAACCGCCAAGACGAGTTCCTTTCGATCTTCAGGCAATTCAGCCAAATACTGATCGACCGATGTCGCTTTGGTGGCCATAGCCCTAAGATTCTACCTCGATTTAGGGGTATACCTTTCAAACGTATGGACAAAGAAAGAAAATCCGAGGGCGCGCTGCCATGGTCGATCCGATTAGGGACCATTGCTGGCATCGCGATCTACGTCCATGCGACTTTCCTATTCATCATCGCGTTCGTTGCCGTCCAACACTGGCAGATCGATGGCTCATGGGCTTCGGCTCTTCGTGGCGCTCTGTTTATACTGGCCGTCTTTGGATGCGTGGTGCTTCACGAACTAGGCCACGCATTGGCAGCCAAACGCTATGGCATTCGCACGCGCAATATCACGCTGCTGCCCATAGGCGGTCTGGCCCAATTGGAGAGGATGCCGGAAAAGCCGATGCAAGAACTGGTTGTTGCACTGGCAGGGCCCGCGGTCAACGTTATTATCGCCATTGCATTGGGCGTCTCGATTCTGCTCTTCGACGCCGCTCAAGAATGGTCCACGCTAGAGATTGCGAGGGGCTCTTTCCTCGAAAGGCTGTTGGTCGTCAACCTCTTCCTAATCGTCTTCAATATGTTGCCAGCGTTCCCCATGGACGGGGGGCGCGCATTGCGAGCGATTTTGGCCATGCGCATGGCCTACGGGCGTGCCACTCAGATCGCCGCACAACTTGGACAGGGAATGGCGCTTCTGTTCGGCTTTATCGGCATCTTCTTCAATCCGTTTCTCATTTTCATAGCCCTGTTCGTTTGGATAGGAGCGGGACAGGAAGCTTCGGCCACACTCACCCGGATCGCTTTGGAAGGCGAACCGGTTCAGAACGCTATGATCACCGAGTTCCAAACCATTTCGCCAGAAGACACGCTGGACGAAGTCGTGCAAGTCATGCTGCGAGGTTCTCAGCAAGACTTTCCCGTAATGTTTGGCGACTCCCTAATAGGGATCGTTACAAGAAACGACTTGATCAACGCGCTGGCTAAGGGGCAGCTGAACGCGACCGCAGGGGAGATTGTGCAGCGCGACATCCCTTCCGCCCGTCCCGACCAGATCTTGACCGCGGTACTCCCGCTGCTGCAACAGCACAACACCGTGCCTGTGATCCTTGGCGGGCGGCTGGTCGGCCTCCTGACTCGAGAAAACGTCGGCGAGTACCTGATGGTCCGAACCGCCCTGGATAGACGAGACTGAACCTCCGACAATCCTAATTGGATGTCCCCGCAATCATACGAGGGGCGAGCATGAACGCCGATTGGTCGGACAGGCTCGCTCGGTGGTTCAAGTATTCGGATCTGATGATCGCGATGGCGGTTTTGGCCATCGTGGTCATGCTGATACTGCCGCTGCCCATCTGGTTGATCGATACTGCGCTTGTGGTCAACATCACGGTCGCGGTCATTATCGCTCTCATCTCGGTCAACATCACCGCGCCGCTACAGTTCTCGGTCTTTCCGTCGTTGCTGCTCGTAACAACGCTCTTCCGGCTCGGTCTCAGCGTCGCAGCTACCAAGCTCATTCTAGGCACCGGCCAGGGCGGCCATGTCATCGAGACGTTTGGCAAGTTCGTCGTGCAAGGCGATTTCATCGTCGGCGTGGTCGCCTTTCTAATTTTGGTCGTTGTGCAGTTCGTGGTCATTACCAATGGCGCCGGTCGAGTGGCCGAAGTCGCCGCCCGCTTTACTCTGGACGCCTTGCCCGGCAAGCAAATGAGCATCGACGCCGACCTCAGCGCGGGCATGATCGATGAAACCGAAGCCAAGGAACGGCGAAAAAAGGTTCAGCAAGAAGCCGACTTTTACGGCGCGATGGACGGCGCGAGCAAGTTCGTCAAGGGCGACGCGATTGCCGCCATTATCATGATCATTATCAACATCGTCGGTGGCTTCGCCGTCGGATACATGCGGGGCCAAGGCGATGCGGTTACCGTTCTGCAAACCTATACGTTGCTCACCATTGGCGAGGGTCTGGTCGCCCAAGTGCCCGCCCTTCTCATCTCCACTGCAACAGGCTTAATGGTAACCCGAGCCGCATCCGACCAAGCCATGGGGCAAGACCTTCTTAGTCAAATCGGATCGCAACCCCGCGCATTGCTCGCGGCGGGCGCCGCGGTCATGACGATGTCCCTGGTTCCAGGTTTTCCAAAACTCCAGTTCATAGTCATCGGCGGCCTCATCGCGGCGATCGGCTTCTTCGCTTCGAGAGGCGTCATCCAGATGCCGGGAACCGCGCCCAAACCGGAAGCGTTACCCGAGGCTCCGCCGCCGCTATCCGGGCCCGAGGCAGCCATGTCGCTTCTCAAAGTAGATGTGCTAGAGCTAGAGATCGGCTATGGCCTCATGCCGTTGGTCGAGAGCGGACAGCGGGGCGACTTGCTCGAGCGCATCGCCGCGGTCCGACGACAACTGGCCGTCGAACTCGGCTTCGTCATGCCCACCCTTCGCGTACGGGACAACCTGAAGCTTAAAACCTACCAATACCAAATCAAGCTTCGCGGAGAGAAGATAGCCGAAGGCGAAGTCTTGCCGCGCTCTCTGCTTGCCATGCCCAGCGGTTCCGACGCGCCGCCCTTGCAAGGCTCAGAAACCAAAGACCCCGTCTTCAATATGACCGCCTACTGGATCGAGCCGGCCGAACGCGACCGCGCCGAACGCAATGGCTACACGATCGTCGAACCGTCCGCGGTGATCGCGACGCACATCACAGAGGTCGTCCGTCGTTCCGCCGCCGAACTTTTGGGCCGCCAAGAAACCCAACAGTTGCTGGAGAACTTAAAGCGTCAGAACGCAGTCGTCGTGGAAGAGCTTGTGCCCGGGCTGCTCTCGCTCGGCGAGGTTCAGAAAGCGCTCCAGGGGCTGCTCGAGGAAGGCGTGCCGATCCGCAACCTGGTCTCGATCTTAGAATCGCTCGCCGATTGCGCCGCCAAGAACAAAGACCCGGACGCCTTGGTCGAAAGCGCTCGCGCCGCTTTGGCACGGGCCATCACCCATCGAGCGACCGGCGGAGGCCCGCGTCTGGACGCGCTTACCTTGGCGCCACAATTTGAAGCCGAATTGCGCCAGACAGTGCAACATGGGCCAAACGGTGTCTCGTTGCTCGTTTCGCCCGACATTGCCGAACGCCTGTTTACCGCCATGGAGCCCGAGCTTCAGCGCATGACCGCTGCTGGCTCGCCGCCCGTGCTGCTCTGTTCGGGCGCCGTTCGGCTTCCCTTGCGCCGTTTGCTGTCCAGACGATTCGCCAATCTCAGCGTGCTGGCCTATCACGAGGTCTCTGCCGACACCGAACTTCGAATCGTCGGCCAAGTGGAAATCGCCTCTGATACAGCGCTGGCGGCCTAAAGGCCAAACCGCCGATACCCGATAATCCTACGGGGAGGCACCGCCAACAATGGACGTCAAAACTTACTCTGCGCCTACAAAGTTAGAGGCGCTGATGCGAATGCGGCAAGAATTGGGCCAAGAGGCCGTCGTCTTGTCCGAACGCCGCGTGCAACCATCGGGGATCCAAAAGGCCTTCAAGCGACCGCAGTTCGAGATCGTTGCCGCAATCGAGCAACAGCGAGAGGCGAACGAGGCTAAACTCGAGGTTCAATCCCGGCTCGATCAGTTAGAAGCCGAACTTCGCGAGGCCGTCGCCATGGTCCGCGCCCGAAGGCAGGCGCCCGACGCCGAATCCGGCCAGCCGAGCCACCCCATGGCATCCGCGCTCGCCGAGTTGGGCATCGACCCAGAACTGGCCGTCGGCTTTTTGGACAAGATTCCTTCGGATGAGACCGAGCTGAACCAACTCGAACGCCTCAAAGCGCTCGTTGCCGACTTTGTGCCGATCGTCGAGGGGCTTCCACAATCCAGACTCGTCGCGTTGATTGGCCCGAACGGCAGCGGCAAGACCACGACTTTGGCCAAACTGGCGGCAGAAGCCAGCCTGACGCAAGGCAAACGCATCGGCCTTGTATCGCTGGACGGCTATCGCCTGGGCGCTATCGAGCAGCTTCGATCCTACGCAGAGATTCTGGGCGCCCAGTTCGGCATCGCTTACGACGCCGATGAAGCTGCCGAAACGCTTGAGACGATGAGCGACTGCGACCAAATCTTCATCGATGCGCCCGGAATCGCGCTTCGAGAGGAAGACCGCCTAACTGGCTTGGTGCAGACGCTGGATGCGGTGAGCGCAGAAAATTGGCTCGTTCTCTCTGCGGACGCCGATTCGCACAGCCTGATTCAGGCCGCCAAGCGGTACGAGCGATTCCGACCGGTCCGGATCATTGCGACCAAGACGGACCAGGCTGCCCGACTCGGTCCGCTCGTCAGCCTGTTCGCCGAGCATCGCACGCCGTTAGGGCCTCTTGGAACGGGCGACCGCGTGCCGGACGACCTGAAGATCGTCGGTCCATCCGCCTTTGCTCAGATGGCGATAGCCAGCCTCGCGCTTAGGCGCTAAGCTTGGCGATCGCTCCGGCGATCAACCGAACGACGATACCTTGGGCTTCGGCGACAACGGCCTCTACCTCGCCGTGCGCCAGTTTCTGATCGGTCAATCCTGTGCCAAAGTTGGTTACAATCGCGATTGCCGCGTAGGGCAGTCCCGCCTCTCTGCACAGGATCGCCTCTGGCCCGACTGTCATGCCGACCACATCGGCGCCCAACAGCCGCATCATCCGAATCTCGGCCGGCGTTTCGAATCGCGGCCCCGGAGCGCTCGCATAAACCGCTTCGGGGTGCAGGACGACCGCGATCTCGTTCGCCGTTTCTATAAGCGCATCGCGAAGAACGGTCGAAAAAGGCTCCGAAAAATCGGTATGCACCGGCTTGTCGTGATAGAGCGTGGTTACGGATCGCATAAGATCGATAAAATCAGAACAGAGCGCCAGCGCGCCGGGCGGCCAATCTTCGCGCAACGAACCGACCGCCGCCGTCGCAAAAACCGCATCGCACCCCGCCTCTTTCAGCAAAGCAACATGCTTGACATGATCGATCCGATGGGGCGGCACAACGTGGCCGGCGCCGTGTCGAGGCAACAGGCCGACAGGCTGCCCGAGCAATCGACCCTGCACTATCGGACCGCTGGTCTCCGCCTCGAAACCTTCTACCTTCTCCATCCCCGTTCCGCCGATCAAAGCCGCTCTCATGCCTATAGTTTACTTCTCGGTATAATCTATGGCTCTTGCGGGGCGTAGCGCAGTTGGCTAGCGCGCCGGCTTTGGGTGCCGGAGGTCCCCGGTTCGAGTCCGGGCGCCCCGACCAGCAAGCAGTCTGTCGCCAACGCAAGTCGTGTCACTAACTCGGCGATTTCTCAAAAACCCTCAGTTGAATTGTAAAAATCCCCTATCAAGTCTTGACACAGAGCGCCCAGGGTTAGGTACTATTCCATACGCTATGAAACCGATCGACCTGCTGAAACCCTACCGCGACACGAACGAGTTCACGATTGAGGAACTCGTCGCAGTCGCCAGTTCGTTGCTCGAAAAGTGGGCGCCGCGACAACCTCGGTACAAAGTGGTCGCCTACCCAGACGTGCGTACAGTGCGCTTCTATGGGGCCCAGCGCCTTATCGATCCGCCCACCAAACGAATGGGCAACCGCGTGCTGTACACCTACCATCACCTGCTTCAGATCATCGTGCTCAAGGTTCTGCAAGCGCAGTACATTCCTTTGCGCGCCGTGCGACGCATGATCGAAGGCAAATCCGTCAAAGAGCTCGAGTCGTTGCTGGACAGCGTGCTCAACTCGCGGCATGAGCCGATCGTAACCGGCATGGCCGAGGCCGCCGGACATGACATGAAAGGGTCCCACGTATCGTGGCTCAACTCTTCCCCCACGGGCGATCCCTATGCAGCGCCTGTAACGCTTGACCGCTTCCCCATCACCGAATGGATGGAAGTTACCGTCATCCGCGAGGCCGCGCGATCGCAAAACGCGACCGAGCTCAACCGATTGGCCGAACTGGTGAAACTGGCCATGCAAAAGGCCTACGACCCGGCCAAAGAGAGACGGTCGCCCATAAAGCAGAAGAAAGCGGGCTAAACCCGACAATCAGAAAGACGTTTTTCGTGCGGCGGTCCGGCAGTGTCGGGCCGCCGCTTATTCATCCGCTCCTAATATTTGCGTGTAAGACACATGCAGAGGATGAACGTCCACCAGCCCGCGAGCGCCCAGTTCCGTCGAACCGCTGCGCCGCACAAAGCAGATCCCGGGCAGCCGCACCAGCTTGTCGCTCGATTTTAGATTGCCCAGCACCTCGTCCGCCTGCTCGCGCGAGTTGACCGGGCAGTCCACTTCAAGCCCGTTCTGCAACCCGACCAATAAGGTAACCCTTGCCATAATATGCGCCTCCGTGGGTCTTCTGTTCTTCGCCCTTGCTTCCAATCCTGCCCCGGACCGCCAGGCTTCCGCCTGGCCCTTTGCTTCTCGAACGCCCCCAATGTACCGCCGGCGTCCTCGCCGGCCATCTGGAACGCCTTTCCGCTCATCTATCAGGTCGCTGCCTGACGGTTTAGGGCTCGATTCGTGCTCGAAATTGTGCTACACGATGAAAATTTCCCGTTCGTTTCAAGTCGGACGGGAGGGCGAGCGTCCCCGCGAGCCGAGGGTCTTAACTCTCCGCACCGAACGGCGGGTGCGGAGGGATCCCGACAGAACGAAAGACGCCCCTCCCCTATATCCCCTCCCCAAACGCTCCGCGTTTGGGGAGGGGACTGAAGACGGACGAGGCCCAGAGACCGCGAGCCGAGGGTCTTAACTCTCCGCACCGAACGGCGGGTGCAGAGGGATCCCGATAGAACGAAAGGCGCCCCTCCCCTATATCCCCTCCCCAAACGCGGAGCGTTTGGGGAGGGGACTGAAGACGGACGAGGCCCGAGACCGCGAGCCGAGGGACGGGGCCAGGCAGGAGCCTGGCGTTCCAGGGGCGTTCCTTGCCTATTCGCAGCCTTGGCCGAAATGGTCGAGCAAGAGCAACACGTCGGCCATGTCGACAAAGCCGTCGCCGTTGGAGTCGTATCGGTCGTCGAACGTGCCAAAGGCTTCTAGCTGCAGCGCCAGGTCCTGGTCGTCCACGCATCCGTCCAAATTCACATCGCCCCGGATCGGCTGTCGATACTTGACCAGCAGAAAATCGGCTAGGTTGTTAGTAACCGAAGCGGATCCGCAGGCGTAGACGTTGCCCTGACGATCGATTGCGACGTCATAAAAACGGTCGGCGCCGCCATGGACGCTGCCGTGATGGAACGATTCGCGCCACAACACCTGGCCGTCTGAGTTTCTAACTTTAACTAGTTGACCGTCTTGCGGGGTGTAGCCAACCGGCGCATGGAAGTCTATGCCGGCAACGTAAATGTCGCCTCTGTGGTCCTTCGTCATGTTTAGGTAGTCGCTGTTCGGCAGATAGCTCACCCAAATGGTCTGTCCTGACCGTTTGTCCAACTTGATTAAGACGGACACCCAATGGCCTGGGCTCTCCTCAAGGTCTCTCAACACCAACAGATTCTCGTCGTGATCGAGCATGATGCTAGCTATTCCCCCGTCAGACCCGCTTTCTCGAAATCTGATGCCGCGGTACCAGGCCAGATCGCCGTTCGGCGACCACTTCCACACCATTGGCGAGTAGTAGACTCGTCCGTTTTCTTCGTAACACCCACCGCCAGATGTGTAGGCAAAACCTTGGCTATCTGTTGCCAATCGGGTCTGAAAACCATCCTTGCATCCGCTATCGTAGAGGTAGAGGCGGCGGATTTCGCCGGTCTGACCGTCGTGCCAAATAGCAAGGCCGTCTTCAACGGCGACGCCCAACGAATGTTGGTTGGCCGTAAAGACCTCGCCGTTAGGCAGTTCGCCGATGGCGCGGCCATGCGTGGCCGAATTGTAGTACGGCGCATAGTGCGACAACCACTTGACTCTACCGTCGCGCTCATCGAGGCGCAGGGCCGTCAGGTCTACCCAGTCGCGATTCTGATGTGAAAACCCTACCATAAGAGCGTCGTCGTTCTGAGCAACAGCTGAATACAAAGCCAGCGCATCTCCGTTTATGCCGCGCGGGCTGATATAGTGCGTGTTCCACAATGGCGTCCCACTCGATGGATCGAGCTTTTCGGTTATCATTCCGCCGCCGTTCTCTTCGCGTATGTATCCCATTGAGCCGGTTACCAGCACATTGCCATGGTGGTCGGCAACTAGATTGGCAAATGTCCCCTTCCAACCTGAGTTTCGGACAACAAACCGCGACCAGGACATTTGACCATTGGGCACGAAGCCTAAAACGGTCGTTTGAGTGCCGTAGCCTGGCTGTGCGGCCGTTCTTTCTCCAGCGATTATGGGGCGATCGTGCGATCCGAGAACCACTCGATAGGCGTGGTCGTGCTGATTGAATCCGCCGTCGACCGTTCTGAACCACTCTCTTATGACAAGCGGTTGCGCCAAAAGCGCCGACGCGAGGGAACCAACAATGAAAAGCATTAAGAGCCGCATAGCAAGAATCTCCTTTGTACTATTCCACGGAATGGACCGCGGAGGCGCGATACGCGCCTCCGCAATCTTTAGTTAAGAACAGCAGCCCTTGCCAAAGTTCGTGAGAACAATGGCCAGATCGGTGTCGTCGACAATGCCGTCGCCGTTCACATCGCCGGCAAGCCCCGATCCTTGCTGGCCCCATTCCTCCAGCACGATCGCCTGGTCGGTGTCGTCCACGCAATCGTCTTCATTAGCGTCTCCAAACAGCGGGGCTGTGAAGAACGATACCGTGCCTATCTGGGGACCGTACTCGTCGGCGTCGTTGCCGCAGGCATCGGTCGAACTGGTTTCGCCCATGTCGATGCTACCGGTCAGGTAAGCCCGTTGCAGGTTGTCCACCGCGATCGCGTTGCCATAGTCGTTGCCCTCAGCTGGACCATCGTATATCTGGATGTTTGATGCTCCACCTACCAAACTACCGTTCGGCTTGAGCTTAAAGCTGACCATGTCGCGCACCGAGCCGTCGGAGCTGACGACCGATAGGCCGCCCACATAGACGTTCTTCTCGCTGTCCACAACGATCGAGCGAGCCTCTTCGAGGCGATCGGCGCTTCCGGAACGATCCCATTTGTGCGGCCAGCCCGAGACGACATCGCCTCCGGCTGTGTAGCGAACGGTCGTGATATCGCCCGGATCGCCGCTGGTCTCCACGGCCCGGCCGGTTGCCACAATGTTGCCGCCCGAATCGAGCGCCATGGCCAGAATCTCGTCGTCGCCGTCTTGATCGCCGTTATAGTATCGAACGCCCTGCGGCTGACCGCCGCCCGACGGCCAAGTGGAAGACAATTGAAGGCTCGAATTGAGCTTAATCGCGACATAGTCTTCCTTCCGCGTCGAGTTGTAGTAGCTCTTGCCGGCCAGATAGACTTCGTTCGCGCCTGTAACGGCAATGGCGTTAGCAACGTCGATGCCCGATCCGTTGCCGTCGAAGACATAGTAAGCGATATCGTCCGGACCGTCTAGTTTGATCTTCATCAGCCCGATGTCTTGGGCTGTGCCGCCTGGTCGATGGACGCCGCCGACGTAAAGATGGGTGTCGCTGAGGGCGACGCAATTAGCCCAGTCGTCCAGCGTGGGCGTTGTGCCAAAGGTCGCGTGCCTGGCCCAGCCAAGGGTGCCGTTGGCGTTGACCTTGATGGCTGTCATGTCTTTGTGCGACGTCTCGCCGGTCGTGGTGTAACCGACCACGTAGCAAACGCCGCTTGAAGTAACGATCATTGCAGCCGCATGATCGTCCTTGCCGTCTCGGTCGTACCGATAGGACCAGATTAGGTCGCCATCGGCATCGTACTTCAGCACGACCATGTCGTTAGCGGTCGATTGGCCGCCATAAGACGTTCCGGCAACATAGATGTTGCCTTCGCCGTCAAGACCGATGGCGTTGCCGACATCGTCGCCATTGCCGGGGCCGTCGTACGTTACGACGCCGTCCCAAAGATTGCACATCGCGCATCCGTTCAACTTGACTAGTCCAATGTCGTCTCGCGTCTGGTTAAGGTTGTAAACTCGACCGGTTACATAGACGAAGCCTACATTGTTGCCGCCGACCGAACCCGAAGGATCGATGACGATGGCTCGGCCTTCCTTGTGCTTGGCGAGCGCCAAGGTCGTGCCTTGATGAGAGTAAGCGCGAAACGCATAGTCCTGATTGGGCTGAGCGTTCGCAACAGAGCAGGTCAGGAAAACGGCGACAAGTCCGAGCAGAGGCAAGAGGCTAACCCCCCCCCCGCGAAACACAAGAGACGACGCATAGAGCGTTGAAGCATAGTGCACCTTCGTATTTTGTTCGGTGAGCCGCAATGATGCCGGCTTGATTCATAAGACGCCGTTGCAAGCGCGAAGGTTCCCGACGCTCGTCGCTTGCCTGTACCGAGTCCGATTCGTGCTCGAAATTGTGCTACACGATGAAAATTTCCCGTTCGCGACAATTCTATGTTCTGCCGAAAGCGCTTGCGCTCTTTTTACAGGTTGCCAAGGCTTACCGCTCTGCATATTGCTTCGCTGCTTGGATGGCCAGGTCGAAGGGCGTTGGGTCTTGGTCGTGTTCGCTCAAGAATCGGCGGGCGCCCAAGAGGCGGTCTTTCTCGCCCAATTTTCGCAAGGGGTCTGCGGCCGCGCGCTCGATCGGGTCTCGAAGCAAGGGATCGGCAAAGCGCGATAGCAGATCTTCGGCGTGGCTGCGCATCTCGATCGAATCGAACGAATAGGCGGCCAACAGTGCATCCTGAAGCGACTGCGACGCCTGGCGAGCCAAGGAGCCGATAACAGGGTCGGCCATCGCCTGATGAATGTAGATCAGCCCTCTTTCGGCGCCCAGATAGGCCAAGATCGCATGGACGCCGTTGTGAAGATAGAGCTTACGGCGAGCAAAGCCTTCGAACGGCGAGGCCAGCGTCAGGCCGGGCACACTGGGCAGCTCGCCGACGATCGCATCGGCATCGACCGGCAGGTAGGGGTATCGCTCTGCGCGGGGCACGGGCGGATCGCCGGGAAGTTCCTCGAAAACCATGCGGCTGACCACGCACCGGCAATAGCCGACCGACGCATCGGACAGGCCGACAGCCTCGCGCAAGATTCGGTCGGCATGGAGGTCGTTCTCACAGATCAAGATATTGAGAGGTCGTCCGTTCCGAGCTTGAATGCCAGGCGCAATCAGGCGTCCGGCCTCGGCTAAGTTGCGAACTCCGACGGAGGTGAAGAGCAGGCCGGCAGTCTCGATCAAACCTTGTGGCGAGCCGGATGCCCGAACCCCTTTGATCGTCTTTCGTTCTCCATCGACGAACTCGATCTCGTACTCGCCTCGGCGATTGAGCGCCTCGACGACCTCTTTTCTGGGTTCAACGAAGGCGATCTCCCAACCGCCTTGGTATAACAACTCGCCCAAGAATCCTCGTCCGATCTTGCCTGCGCCGAGGACGACAGCGAGCAACGGCCTACTCCTCCAATCGCTCTAGCGGCAGATCGTTGTCGTCTTCGGCGACGGCGACAAAGCCCTCGGGCCAGACCGGCCCATAGATCGCATGGGGCTTGGCATTGCGATAAGCCCAGCCTTGATCGCCGTACGACCAGTGCCAATACTCGCTCGGGTAGTTGGTGAGCCCGGCCGCCAGCAAAGCGTCGGACAGGATCGCCCGATTGCGGCGCGCGCGATCGGACAGGCCCTCGGCATCCATAGGAAAGGCGCGTCGGTCGAACATCTCGTAAGGCGATTGCATGTCGAGCGATTCGCCCTTCTCATCGACTAAGAAGAGATCGACCGCGCCGCCTGTCGAGTGGGGGGGTGGCACCTTGGGATGCAAGGGAGCGGCCAGTCGGTTAGCATGTCGCTTGATGCGCTGTTCCGACCAATCGGGATGCAACTCCTGCAGCCAAAGGATGACCGAGTTGTGCATCCGTCGCTGAATGTAGGACGGGCGCCAGCCTTCGGCAATAGCCAACCGTACGCCGTTCGGCATTCGACGGCAGGCCTCGTTCAACATGTCGGCCACAGCCTTGCGCACATAAGATGCGCGCGTGTATTTGAATCGCGGCTTGTCCCAAACCAGATCGGGGCAATGCTCGAGGTAGTTCACCATTGGCTCTCCGCATTCGACAACAGGGATGCGCCGAAGATCGGTTACCGGTTCTGCCGGTGAGATAGGCTTCATCGAGCGGCCGCCTGCAGCCGCAACCCGCGAGGAATAAAAAGCCTGTCCGCAGCGTCGAACAGCGTCTGCACGATCAGCGCCAGCGCGGCCGCCGGTATCGCGCCGGTCAGGATCATCTCAGGGTTGTTCAGCGTCAGGCCGATAAGGATAGGCTGGCCAAATCCGCCCGCGCCGACCAAAGCGGCGAGAGTAGCCGTTCCGACGTTGATCACCGCGCTCGTCTTGACTCCGGCCAAAATAGACCGCGAAGCCATCGGCAGATAGATCAGGCGCAATCTTTCAAACGGCTTCAAACCCAGCGCTTCGGCGCTCTCGCGAAGGGGCAAGGGGATGCTTTGCAATCCCGCCGCCGTGCTGCGAACGATGGGCAGCAGGCTATACAGGAAGAGCGCGGCGATGGCTGTGCGCTCGTTGATGCCCAGCCAGGGCGCCAGCAAAGCCAGCAGCGCCAGCGAAGGTATGGTCTGCACGACGCCCGTCATCGCAAAGATCGCCGAGCCGAATGCGCCGGGCTTGGCCGCCCAAACGCCTAAGGGCAGCCCCACGACGATCGCCAACAGCATGGAGAGCAGCGTCAATCGCAGATGCTCGATGCCTCTGGCCGGCACATCGCCCCAATGGCTAGTTCTTACCTTGGTCTTCTGGCCGAAATAGATCGCCGCCGCCTTGGCCGGGTCGCCTAATCGCTTGGCCTCTAAGTTCATATTGATCATCTGCGCATCGTTGATCGTGCCTTCCAGCGATTTGAGCGCCTTGATCAACGGCTCGGGCGAATCCAGACGATAGAGAAAGACGCCCAAGTAGAGCGGAAAGTAGTTGAGATCGTCTTCCAACACCACAAGCCCCATCTCCTGGATTTCGGCGTCGGTGGTATAGACCTCTTTCAAGTCGATCTGGCCGTCCTTCAAAGCCTGGTAGGCGATGGCGTGCTCC includes the following:
- a CDS encoding DUF1801 domain-containing protein — translated: MATKATSVDQYLAELPEDRKELVLAVRDAILKNLPKGMEETIQYGMIGYVVPHSIYPKGYHCDPKQPLPFAGLALQKNYVSLHLMSLYGHSPTLAWFQKAWADSGKKLDMGKGCVRLKSLDQTPLDVIGQVIGRMTTEEYVAMFERLTSRK
- a CDS encoding site-2 protease family protein, which gives rise to MPWSIRLGTIAGIAIYVHATFLFIIAFVAVQHWQIDGSWASALRGALFILAVFGCVVLHELGHALAAKRYGIRTRNITLLPIGGLAQLERMPEKPMQELVVALAGPAVNVIIAIALGVSILLFDAAQEWSTLEIARGSFLERLLVVNLFLIVFNMLPAFPMDGGRALRAILAMRMAYGRATQIAAQLGQGMALLFGFIGIFFNPFLIFIALFVWIGAGQEASATLTRIALEGEPVQNAMITEFQTISPEDTLDEVVQVMLRGSQQDFPVMFGDSLIGIVTRNDLINALAKGQLNATAGEIVQRDIPSARPDQILTAVLPLLQQHNTVPVILGGRLVGLLTRENVGEYLMVRTALDRRD
- the flhA gene encoding flagellar biosynthesis protein FlhA — protein: MNADWSDRLARWFKYSDLMIAMAVLAIVVMLILPLPIWLIDTALVVNITVAVIIALISVNITAPLQFSVFPSLLLVTTLFRLGLSVAATKLILGTGQGGHVIETFGKFVVQGDFIVGVVAFLILVVVQFVVITNGAGRVAEVAARFTLDALPGKQMSIDADLSAGMIDETEAKERRKKVQQEADFYGAMDGASKFVKGDAIAAIIMIIINIVGGFAVGYMRGQGDAVTVLQTYTLLTIGEGLVAQVPALLISTATGLMVTRAASDQAMGQDLLSQIGSQPRALLAAGAAVMTMSLVPGFPKLQFIVIGGLIAAIGFFASRGVIQMPGTAPKPEALPEAPPPLSGPEAAMSLLKVDVLELEIGYGLMPLVESGQRGDLLERIAAVRRQLAVELGFVMPTLRVRDNLKLKTYQYQIKLRGEKIAEGEVLPRSLLAMPSGSDAPPLQGSETKDPVFNMTAYWIEPAERDRAERNGYTIVEPSAVIATHITEVVRRSAAELLGRQETQQLLENLKRQNAVVVEELVPGLLSLGEVQKALQGLLEEGVPIRNLVSILESLADCAAKNKDPDALVESARAALARAITHRATGGGPRLDALTLAPQFEAELRQTVQHGPNGVSLLVSPDIAERLFTAMEPELQRMTAAGSPPVLLCSGAVRLPLRRLLSRRFANLSVLAYHEVSADTELRIVGQVEIASDTALAA
- a CDS encoding MTAP family purine nucleoside phosphorylase — protein: MRAALIGGTGMEKVEGFEAETSGPIVQGRLLGQPVGLLPRHGAGHVVPPHRIDHVKHVALLKEAGCDAVFATAAVGSLREDWPPGALALCSDFIDLMRSVTTLYHDKPVHTDFSEPFSTVLRDALIETANEIAVVLHPEAVYASAPGPRFETPAEIRMMRLLGADVVGMTVGPEAILCREAGLPYAAIAIVTNFGTGLTDQKLAHGEVEAVVAEAQGIVVRLIAGAIAKLSA
- a CDS encoding MerR family transcriptional regulator gives rise to the protein MKPIDLLKPYRDTNEFTIEELVAVASSLLEKWAPRQPRYKVVAYPDVRTVRFYGAQRLIDPPTKRMGNRVLYTYHHLLQIIVLKVLQAQYIPLRAVRRMIEGKSVKELESLLDSVLNSRHEPIVTGMAEAAGHDMKGSHVSWLNSSPTGDPYAAPVTLDRFPITEWMEVTVIREAARSQNATELNRLAELVKLAMQKAYDPAKERRSPIKQKKAG
- a CDS encoding PQQ-binding-like beta-propeller repeat protein, with protein sequence MRLLMLFIVGSLASALLAQPLVIREWFRTVDGGFNQHDHAYRVVLGSHDRPIIAGERTAAQPGYGTQTTVLGFVPNGQMSWSRFVVRNSGWKGTFANLVADHHGNVLVTGSMGYIREENGGGMITEKLDPSSGTPLWNTHYISPRGINGDALALYSAVAQNDDALMVGFSHQNRDWVDLTALRLDERDGRVKWLSHYAPYYNSATHGRAIGELPNGEVFTANQHSLGVAVEDGLAIWHDGQTGEIRRLYLYDSGCKDGFQTRLATDSQGFAYTSGGGCYEENGRVYYSPMVWKWSPNGDLAWYRGIRFRESGSDGGIASIMLDHDENLLVLRDLEESPGHWVSVLIKLDKRSGQTIWVSYLPNSDYLNMTKDHRGDIYVAGIDFHAPVGYTPQDGQLVKVRNSDGQVLWRESFHHGSVHGGADRFYDVAIDRQGNVYACGSASVTNNLADFLLVKYRQPIRGDVNLDGCVDDQDLALQLEAFGTFDDRYDSNGDGFVDMADVLLLLDHFGQGCE